One Caulobacter segnis genomic window carries:
- a CDS encoding YdcH family protein, with translation MAIESRIRELGSRHETLDRKIQEETSRPGSDGTMLRELKRQKLRLKEEIEGLRARLH, from the coding sequence ATGGCCATCGAATCCCGTATCCGCGAGCTTGGGTCCCGTCACGAGACTCTCGACCGCAAGATCCAGGAGGAGACCAGTCGACCGGGTAGCGACGGAACGATGCTTAGGGAGCTTAAGCGGCAGAAGCTTCGGCTGAAGGAGGAGATCGAGGGCCTGAGGGCGCGACTTCACTAG
- a CDS encoding UbiX family flavin prenyltransferase — protein sequence MTEASKTVDRPRDPARLVVGITGASGVVYGLRTLDALRELGVESHLVVSKSAALTLTQEAGLSIAEVNAKADVVHRAADVGAAIASGSFRTLGMIVAPCSVRTMSEIATGVTSSLLTRAADVTLKERRNLVLMVRETPLHLGHLRTLTKLAEMGAIIAPPLPAFYAKPASIAEMVDQSVGRALDLFDLSWTPVKRWGEDLETIAGKGEG from the coding sequence ATGACCGAGGCTTCGAAGACCGTTGATCGCCCAAGGGATCCGGCGCGATTGGTGGTCGGGATCACGGGCGCTTCGGGCGTGGTCTACGGGCTGCGGACGCTGGACGCGCTGCGCGAACTGGGCGTCGAGAGCCACCTGGTCGTGTCGAAATCGGCGGCGCTGACGCTCACGCAGGAGGCAGGGCTGAGCATCGCCGAGGTCAACGCCAAGGCCGACGTCGTGCACCGCGCGGCCGATGTCGGGGCCGCGATCGCCTCGGGCTCGTTCCGCACCCTGGGCATGATCGTCGCGCCCTGTTCGGTGCGGACGATGAGCGAGATCGCCACGGGCGTAACGTCCTCGCTGCTGACCCGGGCCGCCGACGTGACCCTGAAGGAGCGCCGCAACTTGGTGCTGATGGTGCGCGAGACGCCGCTGCACCTGGGCCACCTGCGCACCCTGACCAAGCTGGCCGAGATGGGCGCGATCATCGCCCCGCCGCTGCCGGCCTTCTACGCCAAGCCGGCCTCGATCGCCGAGATGGTCGACCAGTCGGTCGGCCGGGCGCTGGACCTGTTCGACCTGTCCTGGACGCCGGTGAAGCGCTGGGGCGAGGACCTCGAAACGATCGCCGGCAAGGGGGAAGGTTAA
- a CDS encoding 5-(carboxyamino)imidazole ribonucleotide synthase gives MPSFPLVPGSTIGILGGGQLGRMLALAAARLGFDVVIQDPEENAPAGRVAARQIVAAYDDRWALKRLAEACDVVTYEFENVPADTVSELTALGAVVSPGAKALAAAQDRVVEKSFLAEIGVPTVAFAAVHDSDSLAAAVAKIGAPSLLKTRREGYDGKGQAWIQKAKDAEAAFDKIGRQAAILEAPADFGRELSVIAARGRDGEIACYPVSENHHEGGVLRRTVAPAKITPTTRDQAESIAAKILTALDYVGVIGVELFELSGGKLLVNEFAPRVHNTGHWTQDGCEVDQFEQHIRAVAGWPLGPTAPHHHVEMTNLLGADVDAWKKLAAEPETRVHLYGKGQARPGRKMGHVNRLRSLKD, from the coding sequence ATGCCTTCGTTCCCGCTCGTTCCCGGCTCGACCATCGGCATCCTCGGCGGGGGACAGCTGGGCCGCATGCTGGCCCTGGCCGCCGCCCGCCTGGGCTTCGACGTCGTCATCCAGGACCCGGAGGAGAACGCGCCCGCCGGCCGCGTCGCCGCCCGCCAGATCGTCGCGGCCTATGACGACCGCTGGGCCCTGAAGCGCCTGGCCGAGGCCTGCGACGTCGTCACCTACGAGTTTGAGAACGTCCCGGCCGACACGGTGTCGGAGCTGACCGCCCTGGGCGCGGTGGTCTCGCCTGGCGCCAAGGCCCTGGCCGCCGCCCAGGATCGCGTGGTCGAGAAGAGCTTCCTGGCCGAGATCGGCGTGCCGACCGTGGCCTTCGCCGCCGTCCACGACAGCGACAGCCTGGCTGCCGCCGTCGCCAAGATCGGCGCCCCGTCGCTGCTGAAGACCCGCCGCGAGGGCTATGACGGCAAGGGCCAGGCCTGGATCCAGAAGGCCAAGGACGCCGAGGCCGCCTTCGACAAGATCGGCCGCCAGGCCGCGATCCTCGAGGCCCCGGCCGACTTCGGGCGCGAGCTGTCGGTGATCGCCGCGCGCGGCCGCGACGGCGAGATCGCCTGCTATCCGGTCAGCGAGAACCATCACGAGGGCGGCGTCCTGCGTCGCACCGTGGCCCCGGCCAAGATCACGCCGACGACCCGCGACCAGGCCGAGTCGATCGCCGCCAAGATCCTGACCGCCCTGGACTATGTCGGCGTCATCGGCGTCGAGCTGTTCGAGCTCTCCGGCGGCAAGCTGCTGGTCAACGAGTTCGCCCCGCGCGTCCACAACACTGGCCACTGGACCCAGGACGGCTGCGAGGTCGACCAGTTCGAGCAGCACATCCGCGCCGTCGCCGGCTGGCCGCTGGGCCCGACCGCGCCGCACCACCATGTCGAGATGACCAACCTGCTGGGCGCCGACGTCGACGCCTGGAAGAAGCTGGCCGCCGAGCCCGAAACCCGCGTCCATCTCTACGGCAAGGGCCAGGCGCGCCCCGGCCGCAAGATGGGCCACGTCAATCGGTTGCGGTCCCTGAAGGACTAG
- the purE gene encoding 5-(carboxyamino)imidazole ribonucleotide mutase, translating into MAATTPPVAIIMGSRSDWPTMKGAADALDSLGVPYEAKVVSAHRTPQRLFDFATGAEKAGYKVIIAGAGGAAHLPGMAASMTNLPVLGVPVQSKALSGLDSLLSIVQMPGGIPVATLAIGEAGAKNAGLLAAQILALSDSALAQRLSAFRAAQTDSVAESVED; encoded by the coding sequence ATGGCCGCCACCACCCCGCCTGTCGCCATCATCATGGGCAGCCGCTCGGACTGGCCGACCATGAAGGGCGCGGCCGACGCGCTGGACAGCCTGGGCGTGCCCTACGAGGCCAAGGTCGTCTCGGCCCACCGCACCCCGCAGCGCCTGTTCGACTTCGCCACGGGCGCCGAGAAGGCGGGCTACAAGGTGATCATCGCCGGGGCCGGCGGCGCGGCCCACCTGCCGGGCATGGCCGCCTCGATGACCAACCTGCCGGTGCTGGGCGTGCCGGTGCAGTCCAAGGCCCTCAGCGGCCTGGATTCCCTGCTCTCCATCGTCCAGATGCCGGGCGGCATTCCCGTGGCGACCCTGGCGATCGGCGAGGCCGGGGCCAAGAACGCCGGCCTTCTGGCCGCTCAGATCCTGGCGCTGTCGGATTCGGCCCTGGCCCAGCGCCTGTCGGCCTTCCGCGCCGCCCAGACCGACAGCGTCGCCGAGAGCGTCGAGGACTGA
- a CDS encoding YdcH family protein yields MSMNDDDPSDDTDIAIERRLADLREEHKDLDDAIRALEERYQPDMLQIARLKKKKLALKDEIGRLEDRLTPDIIA; encoded by the coding sequence ATGTCCATGAACGACGATGATCCGTCGGACGACACCGACATCGCGATCGAACGTCGCCTCGCCGACCTGCGCGAGGAGCACAAGGATCTCGACGACGCGATCCGGGCCCTGGAAGAGCGCTACCAGCCCGACATGCTGCAGATCGCCCGCCTGAAGAAGAAGAAGCTGGCCCTCAAGGACGAGATCGGCCGGCTGGAAGACCGGCTGACCCCGGACATCATCGCCTAG
- a CDS encoding GGDEF domain-containing protein encodes MKITGARTEPFAAIRKRALVRAGAQVATREVSAPDSAAFLGLGETDLTPKVVEALTTLMSEIEDLRNEVSVLKLRLNEAQGLADMDALTPVLNRRAFLRETKRVSAFAQRYGSSASLVFFDLDNFKSVNDRFGHAAGDEALKAVAKRLLANVRESDLVGRMGGDEFAVLLSQADKETAMAKAHTLADAIRSKPVEFGEWSAPLHVSFGVREIEPGADPEVSLAEADAAMFVRKRKALAG; translated from the coding sequence ATGAAGATTACCGGCGCCCGGACCGAACCCTTCGCCGCCATCCGCAAGCGCGCTCTGGTCCGCGCCGGGGCCCAGGTGGCCACCCGCGAGGTTTCCGCGCCCGACAGCGCCGCCTTCCTCGGCCTCGGCGAGACCGATCTGACCCCGAAGGTGGTCGAGGCCCTCACGACCCTGATGAGCGAGATCGAGGATCTGCGAAACGAGGTCTCGGTCCTGAAGCTGCGCCTGAACGAGGCCCAGGGCCTGGCCGACATGGACGCCCTGACCCCGGTGCTCAACCGCCGGGCGTTCCTGCGCGAGACCAAGCGCGTCTCGGCCTTCGCCCAGCGTTACGGCTCATCCGCCAGCCTGGTGTTCTTCGACCTGGACAACTTCAAGAGCGTCAACGACCGCTTCGGCCACGCCGCCGGCGACGAGGCGCTGAAGGCGGTGGCCAAGCGCCTGCTGGCCAATGTCCGCGAGAGCGACCTGGTGGGCCGCATGGGCGGCGACGAGTTCGCCGTGCTGCTGTCTCAGGCCGACAAGGAGACGGCCATGGCCAAGGCCCACACCCTGGCCGACGCCATCCGCTCCAAGCCGGTCGAGTTCGGCGAGTGGTCGGCGCCCCTGCACGTGTCGTTCGGCGTGCGCGAGATCGAGCCTGGGGCCGATCCCGAGGTCTCGCTGGCCGAGGCCGACGCGGCCATGTTCGTGCGCAAGCGCAAGGCCCTGGCCGGCTGA
- a CDS encoding response regulator: protein MQRILVAEDDPVLSMIYEITLTEAGFEVLLCLDGQEAFEALESFAPDLVITDHSMPRMNGGELVSAVRKARPDTATLMASACDPRLLKADQHADARLEKPITPGRLLQTVRALEAAREAA from the coding sequence ATGCAGCGTATTCTGGTCGCCGAGGACGATCCCGTCCTCTCGATGATCTACGAAATCACCCTGACCGAGGCGGGGTTCGAGGTTCTGTTGTGCCTGGACGGCCAGGAGGCCTTCGAGGCCCTGGAGAGCTTCGCGCCGGACCTGGTGATCACCGACCACTCGATGCCGCGCATGAACGGCGGCGAGCTGGTCAGCGCCGTGCGCAAGGCGCGCCCCGACACCGCCACCCTGATGGCCTCGGCCTGCGACCCGCGCCTCCTGAAGGCCGACCAGCATGCCGACGCGCGCCTGGAAAAGCCCATCACCCCCGGCCGCCTGCTGCAGACGGTCCGCGCGCTGGAAGCCGCCCGCGAGGCGGCCTGA